A genomic segment from Gracilinanus agilis isolate LMUSP501 chromosome 1, AgileGrace, whole genome shotgun sequence encodes:
- the LOC123236009 gene encoding small ubiquitin-related modifier 2-like isoform X2 yields MADEKLKEGVKTENNDHINLKVAGQDGSVVQFKIKRHTPLSKLMKAYCERQDTPAQLEMEDEDTIDVFQQQTGGIY; encoded by the exons ATGGCCGACGAGAAGCTGAAGGAAGGAGTCAAGACTGAAAACAACGACCACATTAATTTGAAGGTGGCAGGGCAAGATGGCTCGGTGGTGCAGTTTAAGATTAAGAGGCACACACCACTTAGTAAACTAATGAAAGCCTATTGTGAACGACAAG ATACACCTGCACAGTTGGAAATGGAGGATGAAGATACAATTGATGTATTCCAGCAGCAGACAGGAGGCATTTACTAA
- the LOC123236009 gene encoding small ubiquitin-related modifier 2-like isoform X1, whose amino-acid sequence MADEKLKEGVKTENNDHINLKVAGQDGSVVQFKIKRHTPLSKLMKAYCERQGLSMRQIRFRFDGQPINETDTPAQLEMEDEDTIDVFQQQTGGIY is encoded by the coding sequence ATGGCCGACGAGAAGCTGAAGGAAGGAGTCAAGACTGAAAACAACGACCACATTAATTTGAAGGTGGCAGGGCAAGATGGCTCGGTGGTGCAGTTTAAGATTAAGAGGCACACACCACTTAGTAAACTAATGAAAGCCTATTGTGAACGACAAGGTTTGTCAATGAGGCAGATCAGATTCCGATTTGATGGGCAGCCAATCAATGAAACAGATACACCTGCACAGTTGGAAATGGAGGATGAAGATACAATTGATGTATTCCAGCAGCAGACAGGAGGCATTTACTAA